From a single Silene latifolia isolate original U9 population chromosome 6, ASM4854445v1, whole genome shotgun sequence genomic region:
- the LOC141658648 gene encoding F-box/kelch-repeat protein At3g23880-like — METMEESSKNHTASSNLWNISEFNYLPPEVWTQILLSLPAKTLLKFRLQGLLDERWLLTVREAETLRSTDLIFRKSDSYRYRISSSCNGLLLVEVGQYGPHGYQEDLKLWNPCIRKSLLLPTCPLSLSFFTTMYLLGFSPDSKDYKVVAFAFEISDDILPGKLHSAVYTLRDQLWTVGNPITTCMRNPYSLLTAVFFRGATYWLAENDYQRNEPTHLGSFDFDKENIDFLELPFTLDATRFYRFLFLLGGSLAVFSISKVTSSIWVLEQGNEKGPWTLVFREINSGCLSLVLQRLMFLSKGVLL, encoded by the exons ATGGAAACAATGGAGGAGAGCAGTAAGAATCACACGGCTTCATCAAATCTGTGGAATATTTCAGAATTCAACTACTTGCCACCTGAAGTTTGGACCCAGATTTTATTATCATTGCCGGCGAAAACCCTATTAAAATTCAG ATTGCAGGGCCTTCTAGATGAACGGTGGTTGTTGACCGTTCGTGAGGCTGAAACTCTTCGAAGCACCGATCTCATTTTTAGGAAATCTGATTCGTACCGCTACCGTATTTCAAGTAGCTGTAATGGGTTGCTTTTAGTTGAAGTGGGACAATATGGTCCTCATGGTTACCAGGAAGATTTGAAATTGTGGAACCCTTGTATTCGTAAATCGTTGCTACTTCCGACTTGCCCGCTTTCCCTGTCTTTTTTCACAACTATGTATTTGTTAGGGTTTTCCCCCGATAGTAAGGATTATAAAGTGGTTGCGTTTGCATTTGAAATTAGTGACGATATACTGCCTGGAAAGTTGCATTCTGCAGTTTATACACTCCGTGATCAACTATGGACCGTTGGAAATCCGATCACTACTTGTATGCGTAACCCTTATTCTTTGTTGACTGCTGTGTTCTTTCGAGGGGCAACATACTGGCTTGCAGAAAATGATTACCAAAGGAATGAACCAACCCATCTTGGTTCCTTTGATTTTGATAAGGAAAATATCGACTTTTTGGAACTGCCATTTACTTTGGACGCAACACGCTTCTACAGGTTTCTGTTTCTTCTTGGGGGGTCATTAGCCGTTTTTAGTATTTCCAAGGTAACTTCCAGCATATGGGTGTTAGAACAAGGCAATGAAAAGGGGCCATGGACTCTGGTTTTCAGGGAAATCAACTCCGGATGCTTATCACTTGTTCTTCAGCGGCTTATGTTCTTATCAAAAGGTGTTCTATTATGA